The DNA window GCGCGGTGGCCATGGGCCGCAGGCTCAGCCCGGCGAGGCCGTGCGCGAGCACGTAGTCGGTGGCCTTCGCCAGCGTCGCAGCTCGGCGGCCGGGTTCCGGTGGTCTTGCCACGGACTTCCTCTCGACAGCTCCGGGGTACGAGTGCCACAGTATTAGTGACACACTCGTTTCATTAACTAGGGGGCGGCATGTCCGAGCGGAACGGGGCCGCGATGCGGCTGTTGATGGGTGCCGACGCCGTGTGGGACGGTCTTCTCGGCCTCGCACTGCTCCTGCTGCCGGTGGCGGCGGTGTCGGACGCCGTTGGCTTCCCCGCCGTGCGCCCGTGGCCGGTTTACTGCGCGCTCGGTGTCGCGATGTTGGCGATGGCGCTCGTGCTCGCCAGAGCCGCGCGGGGCATCGACACGGCCGCCGTGTGCAAGCTCGCCGCGCTGGGCAACGCCGCGGGCGTGGTCGTCGCGGTGGTGCTGGTGCTCGTGTTCGCCCTGCCCGCCGCGGTGACGGTGGCGCTGCTCGTGGCCGCGTTCGTCACCGCGGTGTTCGCCGCGCTCGAAGCGGCCGCGCTCAGCGCGTTTCTAGCTTCAGCCGCGCCTTCAGGCCGAGCTTGATCACGGCGAGCACCGGCTTCCACAACAGCCCGCGGTGCCGGTCGGAGAGGTACCGGTAGGCGCTGACGTGGTGCGCGGCAAGCATTTTCGCGGGCGCGCGCGAGGTCGCCTTCCCGCCGATGTGCATCACCTCGGCGGACGGCGCGTAGACGTTCTGCCAGCCCGCGCGGGCGAGCCGGTCGCCGAGATCCACGTCCTCGAAGTACATGAAGTAGCGGGAATCGAACCCGTCCACGGAGTCGAACGCTTCGCGCCGGAGCAGCTGGCACGAGCCGGAAAGCCAGCCGGAGAGCCGTTCCACGGGCTCGCCGCGTTCCTGGCGGTAGGCCCGCGTCCACGGGTTGCCGGGCCAGATCTTGCCGAACACCGCGTGCCCGATGCCCCTGCCCAGTTCCGGCAGCAGCCGCGCGGACGGGTAGACGGTGCCGTCCGGCTCGCGGATCAGCGGCCCGAAGGCGCCGCCCCTCGGCCACCGCTCGGCGGCTTCGAGCAGGGTGTCCAGCGAACCGGGGCCCCATTCGAGATCGGGGTTGACCACGACCACCCAGCCGTACTCGGGACCCAGTTCGGCGACCCCGCGGTTCGCCGCAGACCCGTAGCCGAGGTTCTCCCCGATGGACAGCAGGTGCACGTTGTCGTGTGCCGCGGCGGCCTTCTCCGGGGCGCCGTCGGTGGACGCGTTGTCGGCCAGCACCACCCGCACGTCACGCGTGGAGGCCTTCTCGAGCGTCTGAAGGAACGGCTCGAGGGTCTCGCCGGGGAAATAGGTCACCACGACCACGGCCACGCCGTCGCCATAAGCAGTTGGCTGCGTCACGGCAAATCATTGTGCCGGGTGTCAGGCCCCGGCCCTCAGCCGGTGTGACAACCACGCCTTCTCGTAGGCGACGCGATGCTTCTCGGCGCTCGTGGCCCACGAGAACTCCTTCGCGCGCCGTTGCGCGGCGGCGGCGAGCTGAGACCGGCGCGACGGGTCGTCGAGCAGCTCCGCCAGCGCGGCCGCGACATCACCCGCGCCGACCCCGCAGTACGCGACCGCCTCGCCGCCGACCTCGGGCAGCGAAAGGCGCCGGGTGGTCAGCACACACGCGCCCGCCGCCATCGCTTCGAGCACTGGGAGGCCGAAGCCCTCGCCGAGACTCGGGTACGCGACCAGTTCCGCGCCGCCGAGGAACCCGGCGAGCGTGTCGAACGGCAGGTACCCGGCCCTGATCACGCGGAGCCAGTGCGGGACCGCGTCGAGCGCCTTCTCCACCTGCGTGTCCCAGCCCGGCTGCCCAGCGAGCACGAGCGCGGGCGGTTTCGGCCTGCCCTCGACCGCGCGCGCGAACCCTCGGATCAGCGCGGGCACGTTCTTGCGCGGCTCCAGCGCGCCGAGGAACGCCACGTACGGCGTCGCACCGAGGCCGACCGCGTCCCTGGCGGCGCGCACTTCGTCCGGCGACGGCGGGTGGAAGCGGTCCGTGTCGACGCCGTGCTCGATGATTTCGAGATCACCGGCGCGGATCCTGGTCACCTTCGCCAGTTCGTCCGCGGTGGCCTGGCTCGGCACCACGCACAGCGACGCGCGGCGCAGCGCCGTCGTCGTCCACGCGCGGAAGAAGCGGGCCTTGACCCCGGCGTGGAGCACGGCGTCGGTGAAGAACGTCGCGTCGTGCAGGGTGACCACCGAAGCGGCGCGGCTGGCGAGCGGCATCGTGTAGTGCGGCGAATGCACGACGTCCACGCCGAGGCGGCGCACCAGCGCGGGCAGCGTGGTCTGCTCCCAGGTCAGGCGTGCGGTGCGGGTGGCGGTGGACTGCACGGTCGGCACCACGCGCGAGCGCGGCGCGAGGCCGTCGTACAGGCGGGCGTCGCGGGGCTGGCAGACCACGGTGAGCCGGGCGCCGTCCTCGTCGAGCGCGGCGACCAGCGAGT is part of the Amycolatopsis sp. CA-230715 genome and encodes:
- a CDS encoding glycosyltransferase family 4 protein, which produces MAVEPRVLIDATAVPADRGGVGRYVDSLVAALDEDGARLTVVCQPRDARLYDGLAPRSRVVPTVQSTATRTARLTWEQTTLPALVRRLGVDVVHSPHYTMPLASRAASVVTLHDATFFTDAVLHAGVKARFFRAWTTTALRRASLCVVPSQATADELAKVTRIRAGDLEIIEHGVDTDRFHPPSPDEVRAARDAVGLGATPYVAFLGALEPRKNVPALIRGFARAVEGRPKPPALVLAGQPGWDTQVEKALDAVPHWLRVIRAGYLPFDTLAGFLGGAELVAYPSLGEGFGLPVLEAMAAGACVLTTRRLSLPEVGGEAVAYCGVGAGDVAAALAELLDDPSRRSQLAAAAQRRAKEFSWATSAEKHRVAYEKAWLSHRLRAGA
- a CDS encoding glycosyltransferase family 2 protein translates to MTQPTAYGDGVAVVVVTYFPGETLEPFLQTLEKASTRDVRVVLADNASTDGAPEKAAAAHDNVHLLSIGENLGYGSAANRGVAELGPEYGWVVVVNPDLEWGPGSLDTLLEAAERWPRGGAFGPLIREPDGTVYPSARLLPELGRGIGHAVFGKIWPGNPWTRAYRQERGEPVERLSGWLSGSCQLLRREAFDSVDGFDSRYFMYFEDVDLGDRLARAGWQNVYAPSAEVMHIGGKATSRAPAKMLAAHHVSAYRYLSDRHRGLLWKPVLAVIKLGLKARLKLETR